ACTTACAGTGAGATAAAAACTAGACCTCAACCTGTCTTGATGTGTATTAAGGGGCGTGTGTGATTAGCCTGATAGTCTGCACGGAGATGTAAGACAATAAAAGTGGAGGCTTGGACAGGTGCAGTAACAACTGATAAGAGTGCAGTGATGGCTGTATGCCGACAACGTGACGAACGTGTGTTGGTATGaatatcacgtgacatgggGCGTGTGAGCAAGCCAGCGAGCGAGAAGTACTTCCTTTAAAAGAGAGACTCTTTCTGGACAACATGTGTGTTTGATAGGGAGTTGATAATATGATAGAACTGCTTAATCTACACGAATATATCTTTGTACACAATTACAGAGTATATCTCATGCAGTCATTGACATAACATACAGGACTTCTCTACCTACTGACATACAAGTTCTGTGCGCCAGGTAACCGTTCAACTGAATGGTGATTGTGTTTTGAATATCTTTGTTTCCAGTTGTGTTTTTTAGGCTGGTGATTTTACCGGATTGTTGCTGAAACAGGTTATAAACAGATGAGATCATTGGGTCGTGAACTGCGTACAGAGTCTGAGTGGATCGTTTAGTGACAGACAAggtttgtacttttatttttggggAATTCATCCTATTATTTCAGAGGTATGTGCTGAAAACGGAGTAGATGAAATATGTAGGTGGGGACAGGAATGTATGCAGAGTTTGTAGTTGAGTTTCATCAATGTGTTTAACCAAGTAGGTTTCCAACTGCTTTCAGTTCTGCTCATCTCAAAATCTTATCTCATCGGTAAACAATAAGCAATGAAGagatacagaaaagagaagatTCTTCTCACATACATTTCCTAAAACGCTGCAGTTAATTAAATTGATAAGTAGCACGGTAGACCTGTTGATTAATTAAATGATCGATTTTTCAGGTTAAAAATGGGTTCACCACGAAGTGTCCAAGGCTGGACAATTGTTTTATTTGGCAAAACTGGGAATGGCAAGAGCAGTGTGGGCAACATCATCCTGAGAACTTTGGACACCCGTGAAGTTTTCCCGATCGCAAGCGGGTTGGCCAGCAAAACAGAAACGATCACAGAGATTTCTGCAGAAGGCACTAAGGTACGAACATTTCCCGTCTGTctctctgatatatatatatgtcatataCTTTGCGTTTAAACATAGCTATGCACATCTTTTATTATGTCTTTCATAAGTATGTTGATCTGTACCATTCTTTTCCACTTTAAAGGATTACTTTCTACTAGTGAAAGGATTTTTGACAAGGGGTGGGTGTACAGGTTCTTGAGAACAAGACATGCTCACCAATCTATAAAGaagataacacacacactcacccatgCATCTCTGTGTGTAGCCCTTTCACTGATTAACTTTTGTTATGAATAAACTAATCCGTCATCTTTAAATTAACGGTTAGTATATTATATTACATTGTATCagacgacaatgacgatgacaatgaccatTATTTTTTGTGTCCATCATCCAAGGGTGGCTGAAGGTGCTTTAACTGCAAAAAAGAGACAAACTACCACATACTGCAAATTGCAATCAGAAAATGAGGTTTACAGTCATTATCATACCAATATTTACCCAACAGATTATACTGTGTAGTCTGCTTTATTTGTCTCTTCACTTCGTTGTACATTATTCTCTGAAGCTTATTCGCTCCTGCTTCATTGTACAGGTCGTCGACATACCCGACTTCACCAACCTTGAAGTGGGTGGCGATGACATCAGACACGAAATAAGGACTTTGAGCAGCAGTCTCACCCACACCCAGTACGCCGTGCTCTTGGCAGTTCGCTGTGATGTTCGCTACACAAGAGAGGAATATGACATTTATAGAGAGTTCAAGACACTTTGGGGAAAAGACATCTGTAGTCATCTGATTGTAGCTTTTACCTTTGGGGACAGACAAGACCATAATAAACTAGACAAAGAACTGGAGACTGTAAATCCCGAGCTGAAAAGCTTGCTAAACGATGCTGGACGGCAGTATGTGCTTTTCAACGACATGTGCGActcaaaagacaagaaactcCAGATAGAAAACCTTTTGGAAAAAATTGGAAAACTTCCCCGACAAAAGCAACGAGGGGTGAGTCCAGACCAGCCTGCTAGTGGTATGAGGACAACTGAACAAAATGTAGTCTTGGTCAGCACTGAAAAACACTGGTGTTGTTTTGTCTAATTTTGTTCTGAATGTCATGCCTGctaataaatagtaaacaaatgtaacaaaGCTTTCTATGTCTAATTAGGTTACTCTGTTGTAATATTTCGACGGTAAAATCACCTGAAGAtggtacattttttatttaaaagtaacaaGAGTACAAATGAGTGAAATCAAATTAAATAAgagtattgtttatttttccaaaagttTTAATCTACGGATTAGAGTTCCATATAGGGTTTGCAAAAATTGAGAACCTTGTTAGACTGATGAATGATGGGAAGGTAAACAGGTAGGAAGGAAATTATGACATGTGTGACATTGTTTATCATCGCATTCTGTCTTCATGTCAATTGATATTTACTTGCCATACGGCGGTGACTACCCGCCTCCTACACACCAACAGAGTTCTACCCCACAGAGTAGATCTAATCTTCCATCGGAGCGGAATTGAGGGTCAAAGTTGAAATGTTTTAGCACAAAACATCaaaccagtgacgtcacacatgtCCTCGAATATAAATgtcctaattaacatatggtcctaTCTGTCCTATCTGCTGTAACTATAGCAACACcaatattttcataaatgtttcataaacattttcgCTGATAGGCATTGGATGTAGACACAAGCTAAGCAGAATGTAGACTCATCGCCATAAATATCATGTCTTCTGTTAAAGCTCTATGTGTATGATGATGTCTACATGCTTGTGTCTCCTTGTTGGAGGCAATGTTATTCACTCAAGCAGCTTAATACATGTACCTTGTAGCGAGCTCAACCCAGTCATTTACAGTAGTTAGCACTCCACTAACCCTTTATATTGGAAATGggatgatatatttttataaacaaatagaaacagaaagaacattACAGCCTTAcagtttttattgcttttttcttttttcgttgcTTTTGTTTGCCAGTGAAACATTTTTGATGTTAAGagatttgctttctttaaaagattcctgattttttccattttccacaAAAGGTGAAGCTTCCATtaatagaaaatgaaacagcaaCTCTTTGTATTAACTTTGGCAAACCTGAATATAATTGAGCTGTATAGTTTTATCGCCATTTATATGAAAGATCTGATTCTGTCATGGTTCCTTAGGTTGATCAGCAAATCTCATTGTTGATGTAAGACATCGTTTTCCaaagaaaaattgtgtaaataaatctacTGTATTCAATTGTTTACTTATGTTTTAACAGTGGACATGTATCTAAACGTGTTCAGTAGGTGCAGTGGCAGATGACCAATATTAATGACCATCACAAATAGTTTGTCATACTGTTACACTTGTCGACGATCAAACACCTTATGCCCACCatcgcgtgcacacacacacacacacactttcacacacactttcacacacacaataccaGTGAGAAAGTTAAAGTTAGAAATCCCGTTCCAAGAACAATTGAGCGGTTACCCTCAGATACTACACTGGCATTCTAAATGAGTTTGGCGCAGATGAGTTGGTGGATggaaagttgacaataaaaacagaaaaatctgcgGCAGAAATGGGTTAAACGACGTGTACTCCGGCTACCTGTCCTTTACATCTACCTTGATTATAAGGCTGAGTTTTTAATTGATGTTTGTGGCTTTTATTGCTCCTCATTCACTGACTCACTGTCCGTTAGAAATATCAAAGACCTACACAGAGCTGTGTGAGTGAGTTTGTTTACACGAGAACTTGAGTGTTTCCTGTTGGAAAGTGTCTGTAGCCTGTAGTAGCGACCTGTCAGTGTAGTTGCATCCTTGTAGAAACATGTGATTGCTGTCTGCTGATCGGGACACAAGATGATTTGTGTTTACACGAACTAAAAACAATTACACAtaacacaccacgtgacacagaTACACAGGGGGTTGTGAAGGAGGAAATTACAGAACCCCGGATGTAGTCTACACTCTGAACTTTGGAGTATATTTAGACTTTGGTATGAGTTTAAAATATCAAGTTACATGGTGGAGAGAGACTATGTAAAGGAGTTTTATTCTTGTCTTTCCTTGTGTCTGATGTACGATTATTCCACATGTTTAAACCACCAACACTCTCTAGCAGCATGCACTGTACACACCCACAGTCATCACACAGTCCAAGAATGTTGGGCTTAtgccaaaatatttatttctctgaaATAACCTGGTGTTGACCTCATTTCTGAGAAATTTCCATTGGTGGCAATGCTCCAGCTTGTGGTGTGGCAAAGAAGTGCAATCGTGCGCTCCGGCATTCACTATTTCAATACACTAACCTGTTGAAAGGAAGTGTCCCCCTAGCTGCTCCCTCCCGGTAAATGTCGACAACGCAGTACAACAGATTAACAGTAGGCACAGAGACTAGCTCCAGAGCGAGGTTTCCACTAATCAAGGTGCGGTGCATACATGATGTTAGACGAGCACTGTATCAGTAGACACCATGTTCATATTCATTCGCCATCATAGTGCTCTCGctattcctctctttctctctttcacaaacacagatatatatacacacatatgcacaaaatctcacacacacacacacacagatacacaaacacacacactttgagAAAGATAGTGATGTAAGCGGTATATAATGAAACAGAAGACAGGTTAGGGGGAAATGTCCAAGCCAAAAAGCTTGAATTGGGAGCTTCAAGTtgtcagtgaagaaagaaacaaaagcaaaaccaacaacaacagcaacaacaacaacaaaaacaaaacaaacttgagACGTGCTGCTTCTGCATGGTTTAAAATAGATGTAAAGATAGTGCTACCGTATTTATGATGGAGGATGGGGGATGGAGGAGGACGAGGATGGTGATAGTAAGGGTgatgagaataaaaatgaagaaataattatacactcattaaactgtaatatatactttattagtttttatttggaTAAGTAATGGtgccataatttttttttaaattgtaaaggTGGTGACGCTTATTCCTGAGAAATTCTCCTCAGGTAAACATCAGACCGAGGTCAAAGCCACAGACCAGTTTTCTTTCACGACCTGATTCCCGAGAAATCTTTCAGCAAGTCGGGAATGGCATTGACAGTTATATTTACACACAACATTCATTCGACGGTTGACCTAACTGTGCAGTCctttctggtaaaaaaaaaaaaaaatatagcagtTGTGTTGTGAGCTGtatgttaggcgctgttcaacATAAAATTCTCCAGAGAGTTAGGAATATGGAAGAGGTAATACtatggaaaaaattatttcgaGGAGAATGTTCAAAAATTCACGCACACCCACCTGCCCACCCACCTGCACCctcccactcacccacacacacacagatagacatACACGCATTGActgtttattttcctcctttttcattTCCTGAAGCATGTGTAGACTTTTCTGTACCAACTTACAGTATAAGTAAAGTGACAAAGTACATGGTTGTCAGGAAGTCGCAGACGCGCTCACTGCCTCGCTGTTGAAGTAGTTTCCAGGAACTTGGGTTGTGCCTGCTTCTGTATTTGCTGCCTACTCCCTAAAAAAAGCGTTTCTGAAAAACTGAAACTGCGTGGCAAAAATTAACATTACAAACCTTGAAACCTTCGTAAAAGTGCCAAAGAAATAAGAGGGAGTATCCTAGTCCACTCGGTTGCCAATGTCCACATTTATAGTCGCGGGCATCATCCACTCACAGTGTGATAAAGATTAGACCTCAACCTGTCTTCATGTGTATTAAGGGGCGTGTGATTAGCTGATAGTCTACATTGAGATGTAAGGCAATAAAAGTGGAGGCTTGGACAGGTGCAGTAATAACTGATAAGAGTGCAGTGATGGCAGAGTGACGAACGTGTGTTGGTATGAATATCACGTGACACTGGGCGTGTGAGCAAGCCAGCGAGCGAGAAGTACTTcctttaagagagagagaattcttCCTTCTGAACAACATGTGTGTTTGATAGGGAGTTTATAATATGGTAGAACTGCTGTATCTACCCGAATATCTCTTTGTACACAAGTACAGAGTGTATCTCATGCAGTCAATGACATAACATACAGGACTTCTCTACCTACTGACATACAACTTCTGTGCGCCAGGTAACGGTTCAACTGAATGTGATTGTGTTTTGAATATCTTTGTTTCCAGTTGTGTTCTAGGCTGGTGATTTTACCGGTTTGTTGCTGAAACAGGTGATAAACAGATGAGATCCTTGGATCGTACGCTGCGTACGTAGAGTCTGAGTGGATCGCTTAGTGACAGACAAGGTTTGTACTCTTATTTTTCGGGAATTCATCATATTATTTCAGAGATATGTGCTGATAACGGATTAGATGAAATATGTAGATGGGGACAGGAATGTATGAAGAGTTTGTAGTTGAGTTACATCAATGTGATTAACCGACTGG
The Pomacea canaliculata isolate SZHN2017 linkage group LG2, ASM307304v1, whole genome shotgun sequence genome window above contains:
- the LOC112557620 gene encoding immune-associated nucleotide-binding protein 10-like yields the protein MGSPRSVQGWTIVLFGKTGNGKSSVGNIILRTLDTREVFPIASGLASKTETITEISAEGTKVVDIPDFTNLEVGGDDIRHEIRTLSSSLTHTQYAVLLAVRCDVRYTREEYDIYREFKTLWGKDICSHLIVAFTFGDRQDHNKLDKELETVNPELKSLLNDAGRQYVLFNDMCDSKDKKLQIENLLEKIGKLPRQKQRGVSPDQPASGMRTTEQNVVLVSTEKHWCCFV